A stretch of DNA from Thalassospiraceae bacterium LMO-SO8:
GCGCGGTCTCGCCGCGCGGCGCGTTGCGGCCGAACCCGGCCCGGCGCGGACGGCAACCGTCCGCGCCGCAACCGGATCGTGCGGATTCAATCCAGGCGGATTAGTCCAGGCTGTCGAGCGCTTTCTGGAAGCGGCCGGCGTGGGACTTTTCGGCCTTGGCGAGGGTTTCGAACCAATCGGCGATTTCGTCGAAGCCTTCGTCGCGGGCCGTCTTGGCCATGCCGGGATACATGTCGGTGTATTCGTGGGTTTCCCCGGCGATGGCGGCCTTCAGGTTGGCGCCGGTCGGGCCGATCGGCTCGCCCGTGGCCGGGTCGCCGGTTTCTTCGAGGAATTCCAGATGGCCGTGGGCATGGCCGGTTTCGCCTTCGGCGGTCGACCGGAACACGGCGGCGACGTCGTTGTAGCCCTCGACGTCGGCCTTCTGGGCGAAATAGAGATAGCGGCGGTTGGCCTGGGATTCCCC
This window harbors:
- a CDS encoding rubrerythrin family protein, with protein sequence MSLKGSQTEENLKAAFAGESQANRRYLYFAQKADVEGYNDVAAVFRSTAEGETGHAHGHLEFLEETGDPATGEPIGPTGANLKAAIAGETHEYTDMYPGMAKTARDEGFDEIADWFETLAKAEKSHAGRFQKALDSLD